In Rhizobium sp. BG4, the genomic stretch GCGAGAAGGGCAAGGGCAGTGAATTCACCATCTGCTTTCCGGCGGGCATCACCGAAGAGGGCCGCGGCCGGCGCAAGGGTCTGCTGGCCGGCAATACCGTCGTCCTGCTTGCGCCTGCGGGCGCTGCGCGGGCGGCGATTGCCGAAACGGTCACCGCGCTCGGCGGCGCCTGCCATCTCGTCGAGGATGGCGAGACCGCCCGCGAGACGCTGCTCTATATGGCCGGCCGCGGCCAGCGCCCGACCGATATCATCATCGACCATCGTCTCTCGGCCGAGTTCTCCAGCCATCTCGCCGACCGCACTGACATTGCGGCGCTTGGCCTGCGCAAGATCCTGCTCGTCAACCCGGAAGAGCGGAACGCCCATGCACTCGATCTTTTCGATGCCTGGCTGATCCGGCCGCTGCGCGAACAGTCGCTGATCGACGTGTTGCGCGGACGGATGCGTGGCATGGAGAAGCGGGATGCGCTGAACGACAATCAGCCGGGCTTCAGCGCTTCCATTCCCGAAGCCAGCCTGCAGCGCGGTCTCAACATCCTGCTTGGCGAGGACGACCCGATCAATGCCATGCTGGTGCGCGCCATGCTGGAGAAGGGTGGCCATACTGTTCGCCATGTCGACGACTTCGAGAGCCTGCTCGACGGCGCGCTTTCCGAGAACGGCAGCCGCCCCGATATCGTCATCAGCGATCTCACGATGCCGGGCGGCGAAGGCGTCGACATGATCGGCCGCCTGCGCGGTCACGAGCGGCGTCTCGATCTGGTGCCGGTGCCTGTCATCGTGCTGACGGCGGACAAGCGCGACGAGTCCCGTCGCGCCGTTCTGCTGGCCGGTGCCAACCGGGTGATGATCAAGCCGGTCGATCCGATCCGGCTACTGACCGAGGTCCAGGCCGTGGCCGCGCTCTCCGCCCGTAGGGCAGAAGCCCTTTAAAGCGGGGTGACATTGCCCCAAATTCCCCGTAACGTTCATGTCACTTTCCTGTCGCACATAAGTGTTTTATGGCAGCTCATGAGCCGGCAACGGGAGAATCTTCAATGGATATCGACACCTTGAAACGCGAGACGATTGCGGAGACCAGCCGGTCTTCGGCGACTGTTGCGCCGAAGGAAGGCGACGTTCTCGGCCGTATCGGCAATCTCGAGACCCGGCTGGCCCGCAGCGCCAGCGAAATCGATGCCGCCCAGCATGTGCGCTACCGCGTCTTCGTCGAGGAGATGAAGGCACAGCTTCCGGCCGAAGCCATGCGCCGCGAGCGCGATTTCGATGCCTATGACGCTTTCTGCGATCACCTGCTGGTGCTCGACCGCTCGCTGGAAGGCGACAGCGAAGACCAGATCGTCGGCACCTACCGCCTGTTGCGTCAGGATGTCGCGATGGCGAATGGCGGCTTTTACTCGGCTTCCGAATTCGCGATCGGCGAACTCCTCGCCCGCCATCCCGACAAGAAATTCATGGAGCTCGGCCGCTCCTGCGTGCTGCCGGAATATCGTACGAAGCGTACCGTCGAACTGCTCTGGCAGGGCAATT encodes the following:
- a CDS encoding GNAT family N-acetyltransferase — protein: MDIDTLKRETIAETSRSSATVAPKEGDVLGRIGNLETRLARSASEIDAAQHVRYRVFVEEMKAQLPAEAMRRERDFDAYDAFCDHLLVLDRSLEGDSEDQIVGTYRLLRQDVAMANGGFYSASEFAIGELLARHPDKKFMELGRSCVLPEYRTKRTVELLWQGNWAYALKHGMSAMFGCASFPGIHPESHALALSFLHHTVQAKNEWAVNALPHLARPMDLMPPEAVNPKKALMALPPLIKGYLRLGAMVGSTAVVDHAFNTTDVLIVLPISSISDRYLNYYGADAGRFSS